From Sphingobacterium bambusae:
AGGGTTCGGAATGAGAACAAAGTCTTAACTACAAATATTAATAGGTGATAACTGTTGGGGCTGCAAAGCATCGACAATTATTGTTTATGACGTTAAAAATAACATACATATGAATTACGACATCGTAGTAATCGGTAGTGGTCCTGGAGGATATGTAGCTGCTATCCGTGCATCCCAATTAGGCTTCAAGACAGCAATTATTGAACGCGAAGCATTAGGTGGAATCTGCTTAAATTGGGGATGTATCCCGACCAAAGCCTTGTTAAAAAGTGCGCAGGTATTTGAGTATTTAAACCATGCCGAGGAATATGGTATTAAGGTTCAAGGTGGCGAAGCCGATTTTTCCGCTATCGTGAAAAGAAGCCGCGGTGTTGCCGACGGCATGAGCAAAGGTATCCAGTTCTTGATGAAAAAGAACAAGATCGATGTGATCATGGGTACAGCCAAAGTGAAAAAAGGCGGAAAAATTGAAGTAAAAGGTGCAGATGGTGCAGTAAAAGAGTACACCGCAAAGCATACGATCTTAGCTACAGGAGCTCGTTCTCGCGAGTTACCAAACCTTCCACAAGACGGCAAAAAAATCATTGGTTACCGCCAAGCGATGAACCTGCCTAAGCAGCCTAAATCACTTGTTGTGGTTGGTTCAGGTGCTATTGGTGTTGAATTTGCTTATTTCTACAACGCTATCGGTACGCAAGTAACGATTGTAGAGTTTATGGATAGAATTGTACCAGTAGAAGATGAAGAGGTATCGAAGCAATTGGAGAAATCCTTGAAAAAAGCAGGCATCAATATCTTGACCAAATCCGAAGTACAATCAGTAGATACATCCGGCGACTTGAGCAAGGTTTCCATCAAAACGGCTAAAGGTACAGAGACTATCGAAGCTGAAGTAGTATTATCTGCGGTGGGCATCACGCCAAACATTGAGAACTTAGGCTTGGAAGAAGCTGGCATCAAAACCGATAAAGGACGTGTCTTGGTAGACGATTACTACAAAACAAATGTAGACGGTGTGTACGCCATTGGTGATATCGTAAAAGGGCAAGCTTTGGCGCACGTCGCTTCTGCCGAAGGTATCACCTGTGTTGAGAAAATCAAAGGTCTACATGTCGAGCCTATTGATTACAACAACATCCCTGGATGTACCTACTGCTCACCGGAGATTGCATCTGTTGGTTACACGGAAAAAGCGGCAAAAGATGCCGGTTATGAAGTAAAAGTAGGTAAATTCCCATTCTCGGCATCAGGAAAAGCTTCGGCGGCTGGTGCAAAAGATGGTTTCGTGAAGCTGGTATTCGATGCTAAATATGGCGAACTACTAGGCGCCCATATGATCGGTGCGAACGTAACGGAGATGATTGCCGAAATCGTTGTGGCTAGAAAACTAGAGACTACAGGTCATGAAATGATCAAGGCTATCCACCCGCATCCAACGATGAGCGAAGCCATCATGGAAGCGGCAGCAGATGCCTATGGTGAAGTTATCCACTTATAAGAGCATAAAAGAGGCGCAAATTTTGCGCCTCTTTTTATTTTACACGTCCTCCAACTTCAGACCGATAGGTCAGGTTGAAATGAACTAGAAACTCGTTCCTGTCTTTACTCCCTTAATTTTTCAGTACAAGCTTAGAGTCGAATATAACCGTCTCCGTTTTGCTATCATCTTTCGTACCGATCTGTTTAAACAAAATCTCGGCAGCACGACGAGCCTGTTTATCCGGATACTGTTCGATGCTTCCCATTGGGGGATTTTCCATGTATTTCCACAAAGGATAGTTCGCATAACTGATAAAAAAGATATCCCTTTTCTGCACAAGCCCTTTCTGACGCACGTATTTAATCACATCCAAGGTGACAAAATCATTGAAGGAGACAATCGCCGACGGGCGGTCCGGCAGCATCAATAACCTTTCTATAGCCTCAATATTACCAGCCTCCGTCAAGTCGGTATTGACCACATACTTAACATCGAATGACAGCTTTTCCTGCAACAGAGCATCCTTATAAGCTTCGGCGCGTTCTTGGGAAGCGAGCAGGCTTTCCGGTCCGTTGATCAAGGCAATATTCTTATGTCCTATCGCGGCAAAAGATTTAATAGCCTCCTGCATTCCAGATGACAGATCGCTGTACACTTTATTGACGCCTTCGATACGTGGCACACAGTCGAAAAATACGATAGGAATTTCCGATTCCTTCAGCATAGTTACAAAACCCAAATCTTCGGTATTTTTCCCCAAAGACATAAGGATGCCATCCACGCGATGCTTCTTGAACGTATGGATAATCTGCAGCTCTCGCGCGGCATCATCATGCGACTGTCCCATCAATACCGTATAATTCTCTTCGCCGGCCACATTTTCTATTTCGCTAATAGCCGAAGAGAAAAAAGGTTCAGAAAGACTTGGTAAAATAACGCCGATCGTAAACGTACGACGCTGTTTAAAGAAAATAGCCGTTTGATTAGGTTCATAATGCAGCTCTTCTGCCATCTTCTTCACGCGCATCGTGGTTACTAAACCAATACTCGGATGATTGTTTAGCGCGCGTGAAACGGTAGACGCCGAAATCTTCAACTTGCGCGCAATTTCCTTAATTGTAGCAGGTTTCTTTTTCATACCTTATTGGTTATTAAGTAAACAAATATATAGCTATTTCATGTGATCCAGCCGGATAGACCTAAACTTACAATTTTTTACGGTATAATCCCAATAATTAAGTTAACTCCCTATACGATTAAACCTTTACAGCTGATGGATTATACAAATATCGTCTTTTTCCACTTGATAGGTTTCCGCTAGAAAATCCAACGCTTCAATATTTCTAAATTGCAGTTCTTTCAGAAAAAAAACTTTCATTGAGGACAGTAGCGGATGTAACTCCTGCCAGTCCAAGTGCTTTAGTTTATTGAGTTGCTCTACAGGATTGCCATCAGTCAAAATGCCAATCTGCTT
This genomic window contains:
- the lpdA gene encoding dihydrolipoyl dehydrogenase; this translates as MNYDIVVIGSGPGGYVAAIRASQLGFKTAIIEREALGGICLNWGCIPTKALLKSAQVFEYLNHAEEYGIKVQGGEADFSAIVKRSRGVADGMSKGIQFLMKKNKIDVIMGTAKVKKGGKIEVKGADGAVKEYTAKHTILATGARSRELPNLPQDGKKIIGYRQAMNLPKQPKSLVVVGSGAIGVEFAYFYNAIGTQVTIVEFMDRIVPVEDEEVSKQLEKSLKKAGINILTKSEVQSVDTSGDLSKVSIKTAKGTETIEAEVVLSAVGITPNIENLGLEEAGIKTDKGRVLVDDYYKTNVDGVYAIGDIVKGQALAHVASAEGITCVEKIKGLHVEPIDYNNIPGCTYCSPEIASVGYTEKAAKDAGYEVKVGKFPFSASGKASAAGAKDGFVKLVFDAKYGELLGAHMIGANVTEMIAEIVVARKLETTGHEMIKAIHPHPTMSEAIMEAAADAYGEVIHL
- a CDS encoding LacI family DNA-binding transcriptional regulator translates to MKKKPATIKEIARKLKISASTVSRALNNHPSIGLVTTMRVKKMAEELHYEPNQTAIFFKQRRTFTIGVILPSLSEPFFSSAISEIENVAGEENYTVLMGQSHDDAARELQIIHTFKKHRVDGILMSLGKNTEDLGFVTMLKESEIPIVFFDCVPRIEGVNKVYSDLSSGMQEAIKSFAAIGHKNIALINGPESLLASQERAEAYKDALLQEKLSFDVKYVVNTDLTEAGNIEAIERLLMLPDRPSAIVSFNDFVTLDVIKYVRQKGLVQKRDIFFISYANYPLWKYMENPPMGSIEQYPDKQARRAAEILFKQIGTKDDSKTETVIFDSKLVLKN